The following are encoded together in the Pedobacter sp. D749 genome:
- a CDS encoding amidohydrolase family protein: MTKSVLIYFILTLFLACKSIKNYDLIITNAKVLNIKTGEIKNNQTILISNGYIEEIESSSNSFQGKQYIDAKGQLVSPSFIDTHIHPTDILGDYEKAPITLNKDSLNHYRQKISNEYLPYGTTTVLTMGQPEKWLTPLLEWQKRTNPNYIDFYISGGALISKENRVPYIAHTEVVTAKKTKQKILQYYNLGIRHLKLYYRLKEPEFSVAVKTADSLKMKVYGHIGDFSPEYLTIKQTLKIGLTNYEHLATIPNSVIISDVDKAKVYKQFKDNFGEINSESKLLDFFLEQYRFIDENKKPEIENLIKNLSDKKVTISTTIHRLYEQIAATYFTNKKDTTLTPKQLKRLTENFAIMMKYAKIMQESGIKIRLGSDMPNGGKVNISELIILAKYGFNIIDIFRISSYNGAEAIGIENQTGSIEKGKKADLILWSKNPFDNYENFNSKIIIIKDGKVYKKMNAQPD, from the coding sequence ATGACAAAATCCGTTTTAATCTATTTCATTCTCACACTATTTTTGGCATGCAAATCGATTAAAAACTATGATCTCATTATTACTAATGCAAAGGTTTTAAACATCAAAACCGGAGAGATAAAAAACAATCAAACTATTCTTATTTCAAATGGATATATCGAAGAAATAGAAAGTAGTTCAAATTCATTCCAAGGCAAACAATACATAGATGCAAAAGGTCAATTAGTGAGCCCTAGCTTTATAGATACCCATATTCATCCTACAGATATTTTAGGTGATTATGAAAAAGCGCCGATTACTTTAAATAAAGATAGCTTAAATCATTATCGGCAAAAAATTTCAAACGAATATTTACCTTACGGAACAACTACCGTATTAACAATGGGGCAACCAGAAAAATGGCTTACCCCACTTTTAGAGTGGCAAAAAAGGACTAACCCAAACTATATTGATTTTTATATAAGTGGTGGCGCATTAATTTCTAAGGAAAATAGAGTGCCATATATTGCCCACACAGAAGTTGTAACAGCAAAAAAAACAAAGCAAAAAATCTTACAATATTACAATCTTGGAATTCGCCATTTAAAACTCTACTATCGCTTAAAAGAACCAGAATTTTCTGTTGCTGTCAAAACAGCAGATAGTTTGAAGATGAAAGTATACGGCCATATTGGTGATTTTAGTCCGGAATATTTAACGATCAAACAAACATTAAAAATTGGATTAACAAATTATGAACATCTTGCGACTATTCCCAATAGTGTTATTATAAGTGATGTAGATAAAGCAAAAGTTTACAAACAATTTAAAGATAACTTTGGAGAAATAAATAGCGAAAGCAAATTATTAGATTTTTTTTTAGAACAATACAGATTTATTGATGAAAATAAAAAACCAGAGATAGAAAATTTAATAAAAAACCTTTCAGATAAAAAAGTAACCATCTCAACAACTATTCATAGATTATACGAACAGATAGCAGCAACTTATTTTACCAACAAAAAAGATACAACTCTTACGCCAAAACAACTTAAGAGATTAACAGAAAATTTTGCAATTATGATGAAGTATGCTAAAATAATGCAAGAAAGTGGGATTAAAATAAGATTAGGATCTGACATGCCAAATGGCGGAAAGGTAAATATTTCTGAATTAATAATTTTAGCAAAATACGGATTCAACATTATTGATATTTTCAGAATATCAAGCTACAATGGTGCTGAGGCAATAGGAATTGAAAATCAAACAGGCTCAATAGAAAAGGGTAAAAAAGCAGATCTTATTTTATGGAGTAAAAATCCATTTGATAATTACGAAAATTTTAATTCAAAAATCATAATTATCAAAGACGGAAAGGTGTATAAAAAAATGAATGCTCAACCTGATTAA
- a CDS encoding YebC/PmpR family DNA-binding transcriptional regulator, with the protein MGRAFEFRKERKFKRWAKMAVQFTRIGKDIVMAVKESGPHPETNSRLRTAMQNAKAVNMPKDRVEAAIKRASDKSMANYEEIVYEGYAPHGVAVLIETATDNTNRTVANVRSYFNKTDGSLGKTGSLDFVFNRKSVFRFVPAEGLDLEELEFELIDAGLEELYVEADEEGNDIAVAQGAFENFGSLQKALEEKGIELKSSKLERIALSHHEVTEEQAADVLKLIDKLEEDDDVQAVYHNMAE; encoded by the coding sequence ATGGGAAGAGCATTCGAATTTAGAAAAGAGAGAAAATTTAAGCGTTGGGCCAAAATGGCGGTTCAGTTTACGCGTATTGGTAAAGATATTGTAATGGCGGTTAAGGAATCTGGGCCTCATCCGGAAACAAATTCCCGTTTACGTACAGCTATGCAAAATGCAAAAGCGGTAAACATGCCAAAAGATAGGGTAGAGGCAGCAATTAAGCGTGCTTCTGATAAATCGATGGCCAATTACGAGGAAATTGTATACGAAGGTTATGCGCCACACGGTGTTGCCGTTTTAATTGAAACAGCTACTGATAATACCAACCGTACTGTAGCAAACGTTCGTAGTTATTTTAACAAAACTGACGGCTCTTTGGGCAAAACCGGATCATTAGACTTTGTTTTTAACCGCAAATCTGTTTTCCGTTTTGTACCTGCTGAAGGTTTAGATCTGGAAGAATTAGAGTTCGAATTAATTGATGCTGGTTTAGAAGAACTTTATGTTGAGGCCGATGAAGAAGGAAACGATATTGCGGTAGCGCAGGGTGCATTCGAAAACTTTGGTTCTTTACAAAAAGCTTTAGAAGAGAAAGGCATCGAGTTAAAAAGTTCAAAATTAGAGCGCATTGCTTTATCTCACCATGAGGTAACAGAAGAGCAGGCAGCTGATGTTTTGAAATTGATCGATAAGTTGGAGGAAGATGATGATGTGCAGGCGGTTTATCACAATATGGCGGAGTAA
- a CDS encoding NAD-dependent epimerase/dehydratase family protein — MHEKIVVLGSNGQIGTELVTMLRKIYGDDHVVACDIRRPDYDIKNSAPFEFVNVLDKEMINGIFHKYRPTQVYLLAALLSATGEQNPKLAWDLNMNGLLNVLDLALEYKTAKVYWPSSIAVFGPNSPKDNTAQYCVMDPNTVYGISKLAGERWCEYYNQKYGLDVRSIRYPGLISWKAAPGGGTTDYAIHIFHDALKKGSYQSFLNAETELPMMYMDDAIRGTIELMDAPADQISVRSSYNFGGVSFTPEVLAAEIRKHIPDFTLTYSANDPRQQIANSWPRSIDDNYAAKDWGWKPEFDLSKLTTDMLNNLKK; from the coding sequence ATGCACGAAAAAATTGTTGTTTTAGGCTCTAACGGGCAAATTGGTACCGAGTTGGTAACCATGTTACGTAAAATATATGGTGATGATCATGTTGTTGCATGCGATATACGCAGGCCGGATTATGATATCAAAAACTCTGCACCGTTTGAATTTGTGAATGTGCTTGATAAGGAAATGATCAATGGCATTTTTCATAAATACAGACCAACACAGGTTTACCTCTTAGCAGCTTTATTATCAGCTACAGGTGAGCAAAATCCAAAGCTGGCCTGGGATTTAAATATGAACGGTTTACTGAACGTCTTAGATTTAGCTTTAGAATATAAAACAGCAAAAGTATATTGGCCGAGTTCTATCGCCGTATTTGGACCAAATTCGCCAAAAGATAATACCGCTCAATATTGTGTAATGGATCCAAACACCGTTTATGGAATCAGCAAGTTAGCAGGTGAGCGCTGGTGCGAATATTACAATCAAAAATATGGTTTGGATGTACGTAGTATCCGTTATCCGGGATTAATTAGCTGGAAAGCTGCTCCTGGAGGTGGTACAACAGATTATGCGATCCACATTTTCCACGATGCGTTGAAGAAAGGTAGTTACCAGAGTTTCTTAAATGCGGAAACAGAATTACCAATGATGTATATGGATGATGCTATCCGCGGAACAATTGAACTGATGGATGCACCTGCAGATCAGATTTCAGTGCGTAGTAGCTATAATTTTGGTGGGGTAAGTTTTACACCTGAAGTTTTAGCCGCTGAAATCAGAAAACATATTCCGGATTTTACGCTAACTTACAGCGCCAACGATCCCCGTCAGCAAATTGCAAATAGCTGGCCACGTTCTATCGATGATAATTATGCAGCAAAAGACTGGGGATGGAAACCAGAGTTCGATTTATCGAAACTGACAACTGACATGTTAAATAATTTAAAAAAATAA
- a CDS encoding RNA polymerase sigma-70 factor, producing the protein MNRLKLGDKQAYEKIYFAYSNELLLAAYKKTGDKVIAEELVQNIFISLWEKRQEAQISNLQAYLFGALKLSVINHIRSQVMQNKYMEYQTLTYSENHQDTANLVDLHDLSSIIEKGINSLPEKTQEIFRMSRYQHRSTKDISTGLNISEKTVEYHITQSIKRIKEYIKNFYIFL; encoded by the coding sequence ATGAATCGTCTAAAGTTGGGCGATAAGCAGGCTTACGAAAAAATATATTTCGCCTACAGTAACGAGCTGTTATTAGCTGCCTACAAAAAAACAGGCGATAAGGTAATCGCTGAAGAACTGGTACAGAATATCTTCATCTCTCTTTGGGAAAAACGGCAGGAAGCACAGATCAGTAATCTCCAGGCCTATTTGTTCGGGGCTTTGAAGTTAAGTGTAATCAACCACATCAGGAGTCAGGTGATGCAGAATAAATACATGGAGTACCAAACCCTGACCTATTCAGAAAACCATCAGGATACCGCGAATCTGGTCGATCTTCATGATCTTTCTTCCATTATCGAAAAAGGCATTAATTCGCTACCCGAAAAAACACAGGAGATCTTCAGAATGAGCCGTTATCAACACCGATCTACCAAAGATATTTCTACTGGTTTAAACATCTCCGAAAAGACTGTAGAATACCATATCACCCAATCTATTAAGAGGATAAAAGAATACATTAAAAATTTTTACATCTTTTTATAG
- a CDS encoding FecR family protein yields MNQKSFYDLLSRYENGNCTEAEKLWVDKWYHNLNNQNFKDLSSTALEEMQVNTWLNINNVESKPTPALKVKRLWPKIAIAASIIIAFFIAGLYLSSYNHAEQSFIDENEGLNLISKTNESDSSLVISLSDESTVTLKPQANIIYPKVFAANKRTVYLKGSAFFSVSKNPKRPFYVYNQKLVIRVLGTSFWVKSSTDKLPAQVAVRTGKVQVAENQKSSLFTFDKEKLAKPILLTPNQKGIFADHKLNKTLVSKPIPLAEAYNIPTKLSYNFKEESIKEIFKTLSEAYGIKIKSDNEQISTYTFTGDLSKKGLYEQLDLICGTISSKYYIQGTSIVVSNKN; encoded by the coding sequence ATGAACCAGAAATCATTTTACGATTTACTAAGCCGTTACGAAAACGGAAATTGTACTGAAGCTGAAAAGCTTTGGGTAGACAAATGGTATCATAACTTAAATAACCAGAATTTTAAAGATTTATCATCAACTGCGCTCGAAGAAATGCAGGTGAATACCTGGCTTAACATCAATAACGTTGAAAGCAAACCTACACCAGCGCTTAAGGTTAAAAGGCTTTGGCCAAAAATAGCTATTGCAGCATCTATAATCATTGCATTTTTTATTGCCGGTTTATATTTAAGTAGTTACAATCATGCTGAACAATCTTTCATTGATGAAAATGAAGGCTTAAATTTAATCAGCAAAACGAATGAGAGCGATAGCAGCCTGGTGATATCACTCAGTGATGAAAGTACAGTAACACTTAAACCACAGGCGAACATTATTTACCCAAAGGTTTTTGCAGCTAACAAAAGAACGGTTTATTTAAAAGGAAGTGCATTTTTCTCGGTAAGTAAAAATCCTAAGCGTCCTTTTTATGTGTACAATCAAAAATTGGTTATTCGTGTTTTGGGTACCAGCTTCTGGGTAAAATCATCAACAGATAAACTTCCGGCTCAGGTTGCGGTAAGAACAGGAAAAGTTCAGGTAGCTGAAAATCAGAAAAGCTCACTCTTCACTTTCGATAAAGAAAAACTGGCTAAACCAATTCTGCTGACACCAAACCAAAAGGGCATTTTTGCCGACCACAAATTAAATAAAACATTGGTAAGCAAGCCTATTCCATTGGCCGAAGCTTATAACATCCCCACAAAACTGAGCTATAATTTTAAAGAAGAAAGCATTAAAGAAATTTTCAAAACCTTATCTGAAGCTTACGGGATAAAGATAAAATCGGATAATGAGCAGATTTCGACCTATACCTTTACCGGTGATTTAAGCAAAAAAGGGCTCTACGAGCAGCTCGACCTGATCTGCGGAACCATCTCAAGCAAATATTACATCCAGGGAACCAGCATTGTGGTTTCCAATAAAAACTAA
- a CDS encoding TonB-dependent receptor domain-containing protein — protein MKKNQLISLAIYAMRVSIYQILAIIIFTCGAFAKNVDAQDFLNKSISIKADQTDIKTIIEKTEHLANVKFVYSPQLINSNRKVSINVVNQKLKYFLENSLKRYDVGYRIVKDQILLYSIPANNNLELLKAFEGIVTGKVTDSKGNPIPGVSVTVKGKSIGTTTDENGAFALKGLTVDSRVLVVRYVGFISKEVNLSPGNADENLSISLSEDNLQLESVMVTGGNPKKKLESSVALTSVSNKDITNRAPLNSTDLLKAIPGLTVESTGGDGPGNVWVRGFPQQGGYIFLGIQEDGLPLLPTGFNTNPSIDQYYKTDLTIQNIEAIRGGNASIIQANTPGAVVNNISYVGADKQYGQFKFTTGFSQGLYRFDGNTGGKINNQIKYNIGGFYRTDNGVVDQGFNPANQGGQIKGNMTFNFKNNKGFFRVYGKYLNDKVQFLLTSYYPYDGTGKPTTYRDYNLASQSIVPVQTDWSYNDPTTGLHNFTLTDGIHTKLGSAGFQFNYLTDSGWQIVNNFRYQNTHTNSTYTVPAGITARTAATPYYYPGGAVAPFVTGDYAITSTAQGQINSDVQIIDYLDLKKTFKNHSLNIGAGIHQYNRDDLRYAFRSFTEFKEHPSIILQSPTAAERTIQTKNTFIGDTRTLSAYVGDEIKISEKWRLDIGARIDNQNVKGDRPYYALNANGTVNITAPATPTILGYTSYDETLTNWAASIGANYKISTTASMFARATKAYNAPNIGDYNASGYNGANIKKRPVYLGEIGFKYAKNNLAIFASGSYSAIKNTSLTINVPTTAAGTQALVAFGSTRTWSAEYEVSYKIFKPLSLRLTGTLQDSKYTDYEANTSGNAAVAAEFGDRVYSFTGKRTERVPVLNTELGANYDYKNFNLYIAANYVGSRFTSPSDSYELPSYVVMKAGAGYNFTKKISIRFWADNLLNAKVLTEGDVRGDQFRDFSTVTPGTLMIGRTLLQRTFWGSLAYSF, from the coding sequence ATGAAAAAAAATCAACTTATTTCGCTGGCGATATATGCAATGAGAGTTTCGATTTACCAAATACTTGCAATAATAATTTTTACTTGTGGTGCTTTTGCCAAAAATGTCGACGCCCAGGATTTTCTGAATAAGTCAATTTCGATCAAAGCCGATCAAACAGATATTAAAACCATTATTGAAAAAACAGAACACTTAGCCAATGTTAAATTTGTTTACAGTCCGCAATTAATAAACTCCAATCGTAAAGTTTCTATTAATGTGGTCAATCAAAAGCTTAAATACTTTCTTGAGAATTCGCTAAAACGTTATGACGTGGGATATAGGATAGTTAAAGATCAGATTTTGCTCTATTCTATTCCCGCCAATAACAACCTCGAACTTTTAAAAGCTTTCGAAGGCATTGTAACCGGAAAAGTAACCGATAGCAAAGGTAATCCTATTCCAGGCGTTTCGGTTACCGTAAAAGGAAAATCAATCGGAACCACCACCGACGAAAATGGTGCTTTCGCTTTGAAAGGCTTAACGGTTGATAGCCGCGTGCTCGTCGTGAGATATGTAGGTTTCATATCTAAAGAAGTTAACCTGTCTCCCGGCAATGCCGATGAAAACCTGAGCATCAGCCTATCAGAAGATAACCTACAGTTAGAGAGTGTGATGGTAACCGGTGGTAATCCGAAGAAAAAATTAGAAAGCAGTGTGGCCTTAACCTCGGTGAGTAATAAAGATATCACCAACAGGGCACCATTAAACAGTACCGATTTATTAAAAGCTATACCAGGCTTAACCGTAGAAAGTACGGGTGGCGATGGCCCGGGCAATGTTTGGGTAAGGGGCTTTCCACAACAGGGCGGTTATATTTTCTTAGGTATACAAGAAGATGGTTTACCGCTTTTACCTACAGGTTTCAATACCAACCCATCTATAGATCAGTATTATAAAACAGATTTAACCATTCAGAATATCGAAGCAATTAGAGGGGGAAATGCCTCAATTATTCAGGCCAATACGCCAGGTGCCGTAGTAAACAACATCAGTTACGTGGGCGCCGATAAACAATATGGCCAGTTTAAATTTACCACAGGTTTTTCACAAGGCTTATACCGCTTTGATGGGAATACCGGAGGAAAAATAAACAACCAGATCAAATACAATATCGGTGGTTTTTACCGTACCGATAATGGTGTGGTAGATCAGGGCTTTAATCCGGCCAACCAAGGTGGACAGATTAAAGGCAACATGACGTTTAATTTCAAAAACAATAAAGGCTTTTTCAGGGTGTATGGTAAATACCTGAATGATAAAGTGCAGTTCTTATTAACTAGTTATTACCCTTACGATGGTACCGGGAAGCCAACTACTTACCGCGATTATAATCTGGCTTCACAATCAATTGTTCCCGTTCAAACAGATTGGAGCTACAATGATCCTACAACAGGCCTGCATAATTTTACTCTAACAGACGGTATCCATACCAAATTGGGTTCAGCTGGTTTCCAGTTCAACTACCTAACTGATAGCGGCTGGCAGATTGTGAACAATTTCCGTTATCAAAATACCCATACAAACTCAACATATACCGTTCCAGCAGGGATTACAGCGAGAACAGCGGCCACACCTTACTATTATCCGGGAGGCGCAGTTGCACCGTTTGTTACCGGAGATTATGCAATTACCTCAACAGCACAGGGGCAAATTAACAGCGATGTTCAAATTATTGATTACCTGGATCTGAAAAAGACCTTTAAAAATCATAGTTTAAATATCGGCGCAGGTATTCATCAATACAATCGAGACGATTTACGCTATGCATTTAGATCTTTCACAGAATTTAAGGAGCACCCGAGTATTATCTTGCAGTCGCCAACAGCAGCAGAAAGAACAATTCAAACCAAAAACACCTTTATTGGCGATACCAGAACATTATCAGCTTATGTTGGCGATGAGATTAAAATATCCGAAAAATGGCGTTTAGATATTGGAGCCAGAATTGATAACCAGAATGTTAAGGGAGATAGGCCTTATTATGCGCTTAATGCAAATGGCACGGTAAATATTACAGCGCCAGCAACTCCAACTATATTGGGTTATACCAGCTATGATGAAACACTAACCAACTGGGCAGCATCAATAGGCGCAAATTATAAAATAAGTACTACTGCAAGTATGTTTGCGAGGGCTACAAAAGCTTATAACGCACCAAATATAGGCGATTACAATGCTTCAGGATATAATGGCGCAAATATTAAAAAACGCCCGGTGTATTTAGGTGAAATAGGTTTTAAATATGCTAAAAACAACCTGGCAATTTTTGCATCAGGAAGTTATTCTGCAATTAAAAACACATCGTTAACCATTAATGTGCCTACTACAGCAGCTGGAACACAAGCATTGGTAGCCTTTGGCTCTACACGCACCTGGAGTGCCGAATATGAAGTTTCTTACAAAATATTCAAACCACTAAGCTTGCGCTTAACCGGAACACTGCAAGATTCTAAATACACAGATTACGAAGCAAATACAAGCGGAAATGCCGCAGTAGCAGCCGAATTCGGTGACCGTGTATATAGTTTTACTGGCAAAAGAACCGAAAGGGTACCTGTATTGAATACGGAGCTAGGAGCCAACTACGATTACAAAAACTTTAACCTGTATATAGCAGCCAATTATGTTGGCAGTCGCTTTACCTCACCTAGCGACAGTTATGAACTTCCATCCTATGTGGTAATGAAAGCCGGTGCAGGTTATAATTTTACAAAAAAGATTTCAATAAGATTCTGGGCAGACAACCTGTTAAATGCAAAAGTGCTCACAGAGGGCGATGTTCGTGGAGATCAGTTCAGAGATTTCTCAACCGTAACCCCTGGCACATTAATGATTGGCAGAACTTTACTTCAACGTACCTTCTGGGGATCATTAGCTTATTCATTTTAA
- a CDS encoding sugar phosphate isomerase/epimerase has product MTTRRSFLQKISFAGAAAFLSPSVITTALAQSAKISKIGIGLFTLREQLTANVKATIEQVAKIGYKQVETYYGYPGKYEVKGFWGLEAKDFNALLKANGLSSPSGHYNVTEFLSSGDDKVLKSHIETAATVNQEYFVIPALPTDIRTNGTLDDYKRMAAKFNQAAELCQKSGLKLAYHNHNFEFKDQGNGVTGYETLLTETDTNMVGFELDIFWAVNAGLNPVDMFKKNPGRYKMFHVKDMDKADKAVFVEVGSGRIDFKSIFAASKLAGVDYIFTEQDIIKKEPYESITESYNYIRKNLL; this is encoded by the coding sequence ATGACAACAAGAAGATCATTTTTACAAAAAATAAGCTTTGCCGGTGCAGCAGCTTTTTTAAGTCCATCCGTTATTACAACGGCTTTGGCACAATCAGCTAAGATTTCAAAAATCGGAATTGGTCTTTTCACCCTACGCGAACAATTAACGGCAAATGTAAAGGCCACTATTGAACAGGTAGCCAAGATCGGCTATAAGCAAGTTGAAACCTATTACGGCTATCCGGGTAAATATGAAGTAAAAGGATTCTGGGGACTGGAAGCCAAAGATTTTAATGCATTATTAAAAGCCAACGGTCTCTCCTCTCCCAGCGGTCATTACAACGTAACGGAGTTTTTATCCTCTGGCGACGATAAAGTATTAAAATCGCACATCGAAACCGCTGCGACTGTTAACCAGGAATATTTTGTTATCCCTGCTTTGCCGACCGATATCAGAACCAATGGAACATTGGATGATTATAAACGTATGGCTGCAAAATTTAACCAGGCAGCCGAACTTTGCCAAAAATCAGGCTTAAAATTGGCCTACCACAACCATAACTTCGAATTTAAAGATCAGGGGAATGGCGTAACAGGTTACGAAACCTTGCTTACAGAAACCGACACCAATATGGTCGGTTTTGAGCTCGATATCTTTTGGGCGGTAAATGCAGGTTTAAACCCGGTTGATATGTTCAAGAAAAATCCGGGCCGTTATAAAATGTTTCATGTTAAGGATATGGACAAAGCAGATAAAGCCGTTTTCGTAGAAGTGGGGTCTGGCAGGATCGATTTCAAAAGCATTTTTGCCGCATCAAAATTAGCTGGTGTAGATTATATTTTTACTGAGCAGGACATCATTAAAAAGGAACCCTACGAGAGTATTACTGAAAGTTATAATTACATTAGAAAAAATCTGCTTTAG
- a CDS encoding gluconate 2-dehydrogenase subunit 3 family protein, producing MHRREALKNVAFLLGGAISASTMGVLFESFTLPENEKNFVSYSLEDEKIFAEFADVIVPTTKSSAGAKAAGLGKFIPMMMKDCYPATMQTSFAQGFKDLQAKSMKDFGKSYVTLTPADRKKLMIDLRAIALAQKDGKSEENKDLAYFFITARDLTLLGYYSSEIGCTKAREYVLIPGRYDGNAPLKPGQRSWAT from the coding sequence ATGCACAGAAGAGAAGCACTCAAAAACGTTGCATTTTTGCTGGGAGGAGCAATCTCGGCAAGTACAATGGGCGTGTTATTTGAAAGTTTTACACTCCCCGAAAATGAAAAAAACTTCGTAAGCTATTCACTTGAAGACGAAAAGATCTTTGCAGAATTTGCTGATGTTATTGTTCCGACAACCAAATCATCTGCAGGTGCCAAAGCCGCAGGTTTAGGTAAGTTTATTCCAATGATGATGAAAGATTGTTATCCTGCCACCATGCAAACCTCCTTTGCACAAGGCTTTAAAGATCTTCAGGCAAAATCAATGAAAGATTTCGGAAAAAGCTATGTCACTTTAACACCAGCCGACCGCAAAAAGCTAATGATCGATTTGAGAGCAATCGCACTTGCACAAAAAGATGGCAAATCAGAAGAGAACAAAGATTTAGCTTACTTTTTTATCACTGCAAGAGATTTAACCTTACTCGGTTACTATTCTTCAGAAATTGGTTGTACCAAAGCGAGGGAATATGTCCTTATTCCGGGCCGATATGATGGCAATGCGCCTTTAAAACCTGGACAAAGATCCTGGGCAACCTAA
- a CDS encoding GMC oxidoreductase → MNLNTNLKAENTYDAIVIGSGISGGWAAKELTEKGLRVLMLERGMNIEHITGYETAMKNPWDFKHAGKLTEEQKRTHPVQKRDYPYQEANEKWWVNDLECPYTEDKRFDWYRGFHVGGKSLMWGRQSYRFSDHNFEDNKKDGHGNDWPIRYAELSPWYDYAERFAGISGSKENWPTCPDGEFLPPMDLNIVEKSVKARVEEHYKKERIIMIGRVANLTVPHKGRGNCQYRNLCSRGCPFGAYFSTQSSTLPAAMATKRLTVRPYSIVNHIIYDKDTKKAKGVMVIDAETNKTMEFYAKIVFVNGSTLGSTFVLLNSTSEAHPNGLGNGSGQLGHNLMDHHFRCGANGEAEGFDDKYTYGRRANGIYVPRYQNIGNDKRDYLRGFGYQGGASRSNWQSDVAELSFGADLKQKMTTPGKWNMGLGGFGEMLPYYENRVYIDKTKKDKWGQPVLAIDCEYKENEKKMRVDMMNDAAEMLEKAGLKNIKTFDNGCYPGMAIHEQGTARMGNDPKTSVLNKWNQMHEVNNVFVTDGSCMPSIACQNPSLTFMALTARAADYAVKELKKKNI, encoded by the coding sequence ATGAATTTAAATACCAATTTAAAAGCAGAAAATACTTACGATGCTATTGTGATAGGATCGGGGATTAGTGGCGGCTGGGCTGCAAAAGAACTTACTGAGAAGGGATTACGTGTATTGATGCTCGAAAGAGGAATGAACATCGAGCACATTACAGGTTACGAAACGGCAATGAAAAATCCATGGGATTTTAAACATGCCGGTAAACTTACCGAAGAGCAAAAACGTACCCACCCGGTACAAAAAAGAGATTACCCTTACCAGGAAGCAAACGAAAAATGGTGGGTAAACGACCTAGAATGCCCTTATACCGAAGATAAACGTTTCGATTGGTACCGCGGTTTCCACGTTGGTGGAAAATCGTTAATGTGGGGTCGCCAGAGTTACCGTTTTAGCGATCATAACTTTGAGGATAACAAAAAAGATGGTCACGGAAATGACTGGCCAATCCGGTACGCCGAACTTTCTCCCTGGTACGATTATGCAGAACGATTTGCTGGCATCAGTGGCTCTAAAGAAAACTGGCCTACCTGCCCAGATGGCGAGTTCCTACCTCCAATGGATTTAAACATTGTCGAAAAATCGGTAAAAGCCCGCGTTGAAGAACATTATAAAAAAGAACGTATCATCATGATTGGCCGGGTTGCCAATCTTACTGTTCCGCACAAAGGCCGTGGCAATTGCCAGTATAGAAATTTATGTAGCCGTGGTTGTCCCTTTGGCGCATATTTCAGTACACAGTCTTCTACCCTACCTGCGGCGATGGCAACAAAACGATTAACGGTTAGACCATACTCAATCGTAAATCATATCATTTACGATAAAGATACCAAAAAGGCAAAAGGTGTAATGGTAATCGATGCGGAGACCAACAAAACAATGGAATTTTATGCAAAAATCGTTTTTGTTAACGGTTCTACATTAGGTTCTACATTCGTGCTGTTAAACTCAACATCCGAAGCCCATCCAAATGGATTAGGTAATGGAAGTGGTCAGTTAGGTCATAACCTGATGGATCATCATTTCCGTTGTGGAGCTAATGGAGAAGCGGAAGGTTTTGATGATAAATACACTTATGGTCGCCGTGCAAACGGAATTTATGTACCAAGGTATCAAAACATTGGTAACGATAAACGCGATTATTTACGTGGTTTTGGTTACCAGGGCGGAGCAAGCAGAAGCAACTGGCAAAGCGATGTGGCCGAGTTATCATTTGGTGCAGATCTGAAACAAAAAATGACCACTCCGGGAAAATGGAACATGGGATTAGGCGGTTTCGGAGAGATGTTGCCTTATTATGAAAACAGGGTATATATTGATAAAACCAAAAAAGATAAATGGGGTCAGCCCGTATTGGCCATTGACTGCGAATACAAAGAAAACGAGAAAAAAATGCGTGTGGATATGATGAATGATGCCGCAGAAATGTTAGAAAAAGCCGGTTTAAAAAACATCAAAACATTTGATAATGGCTGTTATCCAGGCATGGCCATCCATGAGCAAGGAACAGCGAGAATGGGTAACGATCCAAAAACTTCGGTACTGAACAAATGGAACCAGATGCATGAAGTAAATAACGTTTTCGTAACTGACGGATCTTGTATGCCATCAATTGCGTGCCAAAACCCTTCATTAACATTTATGGCATTAACTGCGCGCGCTGCAGATTATGCAGTAAAAGAATTAAAGAAAAAGAATATCTAG